From one Dermacentor variabilis isolate Ectoservices chromosome 3, ASM5094787v1, whole genome shotgun sequence genomic stretch:
- the Psf2 gene encoding DNA replication complex GINS protein PSF2-like protein yields MECADAEFLAEKTLVSIIPTFSAEKLYLITGDVGPFAAGTPLNVPLWMALNLKQRQQCRILPPAWLCKEFLEDKKQDEMDSAVFTEMPCEHYLEVTQMLFDVAAADIPDASEVRTLVKDIWDIRQAKLRSSVDAFVKSDEVHARVDHLTVMEIVTVRRLFCGALNHLNKLRQGPCDGAPPLSQSQTF; encoded by the coding sequence ATGGAGTGTGCCGACGCCGAGTTCCTCGCGGAGAAAACTCTGGTTAGCATTATTCCCACATTCAGTGCGGAGAAGCTCTACCTAATCACCGGCGACGTCGGTCCATTCGCAGCGGGCACTCCGCTCAACGTTCCCCTTTGGATGGCCCTCAACCTAAAGCAGAGACAGCAGTGTCGAATTTTGCCGCCGGCCTGGCTTTGCAAGGAGTTTCTCGAGGATAAGAAGCAGGACGAGATGGACTCTGCGGTCTTCACTGAAATGCCGTGCGAACACTACTTGGAGGTGACGCAGATGCTGTTCGATGTCGCCGCTGCCGACATTCCGGACGCCAGCGAAGTGCGGACACTGGTGAAGGACATCTGGGACATCCGGCAGGCCAAGCTGCGCAGCTCGGTGGACGCTTTCGTCAAGAGTGACGAGGTGCACGCCCGGGTCGATCACCTGACCGTGATGGAGATCGTTACCGTCCGCCGCCTCTTCTGTGGTGCTCTCAATCACCTCAACAAGCTGCGCCAG